In Edaphobacter aggregans, the sequence TGGAAGTAAGCTGGCACGCCCCTCTATCGTATCGCGGTTTGCAGACACTATGACCTTGCCGTGGATAGCGCCAGAACCACCCAGCGATCTCGCTACTTACGAGCCTCAATGGCTTTCATCAAAGCGCCGCCAACTTGCGCGTCATCGACCGCAGGACGGATATCGATCTCGAGCAGATCACTCCACTGCGCTGCAAAGTCGGCCAAGAGCTGTGCGTCATCGCATTCCAGAACATGCACGCCGCCAGACCCATCCGCGTAGTGCCACCGCCCGATGGTCTTGATGCCTTCCGGCGGTTGAGCGCCACTCTTTAGAAATCGCGCAGTCGCTTCTTTATAAGTATCCGTACGCAACGACCAGGTCGAAACAAATTTCATATTCTGCTCCTTACACTGCGCGAGGAATTCTACAGAGTCCCAACGCATGCTGTCGCAAACTCTTCTGCATGCACCACCTTCCCAAGCCGTGATACTCTTCCGCCTACTATGCCCAGCACACGCCGGACATTCTGCTCTCAAGCAGCTTCACTCCTGATCGCCCCCCGCCTTCTCCTGTCTCAGACACCATCCTCCCCAACAAAATCCACGGCACGCCCCGACGTTGCCGCCATTGACCACGACCGCATCCTTCACGCCGCAGACGACTATCTCAAGCAGCCCCCCGTTCCCCTCACCGAGCTCTCCTCGCCACGCAGTCCCGGCACACCACACGACTTCTTCTCCGAAGCCGAAAACTACTGGCCCGACCCAGCCGACTCCAACAACCCTTACATCCCTCGCGTCGGCCAACCCAACCCCGACGCCTTCACTGCCCATCGCGACGCGCTCCTCAACCTCAGCCTCTACGTCCCCGCGCTCACCGCCGCCTTCGTCCTCACCAAAGACGACCGCTACGCCAAACACGCCGTCGCCCATCTCCACGCATGGTTCATTGACCCCGCCACCAGCATGACCCCGAGCCTCCTCTACGCGCAGGTTATCCAGCCAGCGAAAACCGGCCGCCCCGAAGGCGTCGTCGAAGCCGTCCATCTAGCCGAAGTCGCGCAATCCCTTCCCTTCCTCTCCATCTCGGAAGCCCTCTCCGACACCGACCTCGTCACCATCCAAAAATGGTTCGCTGACTACTTCGACTGGCTCACCACGTCCCGCCTCGCCGGCCTCGCCCGCGACACCCGAGACCACAACGGCAGTTCCTGGCTACTGCAAGCTGCCGCCTGCGCCCACCTCAACACCAAAGACGACCGCCCCCTCACCGCTCTCCGTCACCAGTTCAGATCCACCACCCTCCGAGCCCAGATCTCCGGCGAAGGCACCTTCCCCCGCGAGCTAACCACACCCACACCCTATCGACTCTCTCTCTTCAACCTTGATATGCTCGCCGCCGTCTGCGATCTACTCTCCACCCGTTTCGAAAGCGTCTGGGAGTACGAGCTCCAGGACGGCCCAAGCATGCGCGTCGCCATCGCACGCCATTTCCCCTTCATCCTCCATCGCGGAGCGTGGCCCTACAAAGCCGACGCCACTCTCTTCAGTGCCCTGCCTCTCCGCCAGCCCAGCCTTCTGCTCGCCGCCCGCGCGTACAACCGCCCCGAATACGCAGACCTATGGCGCACCCTACCGCCCGATCCCACCGTCCCCGAACTCCAGCGAACCTTTCCCATCCGCCAGCCCTTACTCTGGGTCACCCGCCCTCACCCATAGCGCGACGATCAAAAGAACAACGGCGAGACCAAAGTCCCGCCGCATCTTTCTACTTCAGACTTCATCAACGAGCCTAAGCAGCCCCCTTCGACTGAAACTCCTTCACAATCGCCAGATACTTCTTAGCGCTCTCGGTCACGACTTCGGGCTTACCCTCCGCCATGGCCTTCGCATTCACCAGATCTGCACCCACACCAAGTGCAAACGCACCAGCCTGCAGGAACTCCGCTGCAGTAGCCAGCGAAACCCCGCCCGTCGGAATCATCTCAACATGTGGCAGCGGAGCTTTCAGAGTCGAAATATACTTCGCACCTCCCATCGCGCTAGCTGGGAATACCTTCACTACATCCGCGCCCGCCTGCCACGCCGTGACAATCTCCGTAGGAGTCAACGCACCCGGCAAAACAGCAATCGAATACCGATGGCACATCTCAATCGTCTGCAGATTCAGCGCCGGACTCACTACAAACTTCGCGCCCTCCAGAATGCACATCCGCGCCGTCTCCGCATCCAGCACCGTACCCGCGCCAATCAGAATATCCGGCCGCTGTTCTGCCAGCTTCCGCATCACCTGAATCGCGCCCGGCACCGTCATCGTGATCTCGAGCACCGTCACGCCACCGGCGGCAATCGCCTCAGCCAGCGCCAGCGCCTTATCCACCGACTCCGCACGCAGCACCGGAACCAGCCCAATCTCCTTCAGCGACTTCAATACAGCAACCTTCTCCATCATCTCTCCTATTCCCTACTCCCTATTCCCTGTCTTTTATCGCTGCACGCGAGCCCCGCCGCCCTTCATGATGCGCTGCACCTCATCGAAGGTAGCCATAGTCGTATCACCGGGAGTAGTCATCGCTAACGCACCATGCGCGCAGCCGCAATTGACAGCCCAATCCGCGCCCTTGTCATTCAGGAAGCCATAAATCAATCCCGAAGCAAACGAGTCCCCGCCGCCAACGCGATCAAATATCTCGAGATCGGGCATAGGCCGCGCCTCATGGAACTTGCCTTCGTAATAGCAAACGGCTCCCCAATCATTCACACTCGCCGTCTTCGCATGACGCAGCGTAGTCGCCACTGCCCTGAAGTTCGGGAACGTAGCCACCGCCTTCTCGATCATCTTGCGGAAGTTCGCCGAATCAAGCTCACCCAGATCCTCGCCAACGCCCTCAATCTCAAATCCCAGCGCCGCCGTAAAGTCCTCTTCATTGCCGATCATCACATCGACATACGAAGCCAGCTCACGATTCACCTCAGTTGCCCGAGCCTTCCCGCCAATCGACTTCCACAGCGAGTCGCGATAATTCAAGTCATAGCTGATCATCACGCCATGCTTCCGAGCCGCGACCATCGCCTCCTTCGCCACCTCAGGCGTAGTCTCGCTCAGTGCGCAGAAAATCCCGCCCGTATGAAACCAGCGCGAACCCTCCTTGCCAAAAATCTCATCCCAATCGATCTGTCCCGGCTTCAACTGGCTCACCGCAGTATGCCCACGGTCCGAGCAGCCCAGCGCCGCACGCACACCAAACCCACGCTCGGTAAAGTTCAACCCATTGCGCGTAGTCCGTCCCACACCGTCATACTTCGTCCACACCACATGCGACTGATCCACGCCGCCTTGCAGCATCAAGTCCTCAAGCAACCTGCCCACCGGATTATCCGCCACTGCCGTCACAATCGCAGTCTTCAATCCAAAGCAACGCCGCAGCCCGCGAGCGACGTTGTACTCACCGCCACCCTCCCACACGTTGAACTGCCGCGCTGTCGCCACCCTGACATCACCCGGATCCAGCCTTAGCATCACCTCGCCCAGGCTCACCAGATCCCACTTACACTCTTCCTTCTTGCGAATCACCAAACTCTTCGTCACTATTTCAACTCCGCGATGGCAACACCATCCATGTCGTCGTACGCCTGATTTTCTCCGCCCATACCCCAGCAGAATCCATAGTTCTTCGTTCCAACTCCAGCATGGATCGACCACCCCGGAGACACCACGACTTCTTTGTCCGCCACCACTAGATGACTCGTAGCATCCGGAGGCCCCATCAAGTGCAGCACCCTATGCGCGGGGTCAACATCAAAGTAGAAATAAACCTCGCTGCGCCGCATATGTGTATGCGGAGGCATCGTATTCCAATTGCTCCCCGATGACAGCAGCGTAAAACCCATCACCAGCTGGCAGCTCTTGATGCCCTCTTTGTAAATAGCCTTATAAATCGTGCGCTTATTGCACGTCTCCACGCTGCCCAGCTCAAGTCCCTTCATATCCGCGAACTTCACCATCGCCGTCGGATACTCCGCATGCGCCGGATAGCTCAACAGATAAAAGCAAGCCGAAGCCGAAGCGTCTGCACTGGCAAACGTAACCTCTTTGCTCCCGCGCCCCACATAAAGACAATCCAGCCTGTCCATCGCGAAGGTCTTGCCATCGACAGTCACCGCGCCCGGGCCCCCGATATTCAGCACCCCAAGCTCACGCCGCTCCAAAAAATAATCAGCGCGCAACTCCGGCTCCGTCTCCAGCTTCAACTCATCGGTCGTCGGAACTGCAGACCCAATCACCGTGCGGTCAAGATCCACATAAGCAAACTCAATCTCTCCCGGCTGAAACATCCCCTCCAGAAGAAACGTCTCTCGCAGCTCTTCGGTATTCATCAACCCATACCGAACCGCATCTGCCATCTGATACAGCCTCATTCAACTCCTCCAAACCTGCGTTCTCAGTATAGCCATCTCAACCTGTCTCCTACTTCGTCTGCGGCGTGGAAATCTCCTGCTATCATTGCCCTGAATTTCAGCGCCGAGGAGACTGAATGCAGAAGCTTCGCATCGCAACACACCTCCGCCACGCAGCCCTCCTTCTTACCGCGCTCCACACTCTTCCGGCGTTCACACAACCTTCGCCCGATCATAGCCACGTTCACTTCATCGTGCATGCACCCTCCATCCTTACCGCTCCGATTAGCGGACGTCTCCTCATCTTCCTCAAGCCCGGCACCGGAGACAACGAAGTAAGTACAGACGAACTTCGTCCAACAGCCGCCTGGGTCGGAGCAAGAGAAGTCCAGAGCCTCAGCGCAGGTGCGTCCGTGGAAATCGACCCCGACGCCGAGGACATGGCATTCCCCTCTCCCTTCGCCTCCATCACCCCCGGCGACTACGAAGTCCAGGCCGTCCTCGACATCGACCACACCTACAACTACAGCGGCCGAAGCCCACAAGACTGGATCAGTCCCGTCCTCGATCTTTCCCACTGGACTCCCGGCGAAGGCCCCGAACCTACCCTTGAACTCACCCAACACCCCACAGAGGATCCCGCCCGTACCGCCTCCCTCGCAAAAGCCAATGCTCAGGTAGCCCCTGGAGTAGTCCAGCTCGAACAGCTTCAAAGCCCGCTCCTCACCCGCTTTTGGGGTCACCCTGTCAACCTCCAGGCATGGGTCGTCCTGCCCCCCGGCTACACCGAACACGCCAAAGAACGCTACCCCACCGTCTATTGGACCCACGGATTCGGCGGCAACTTGGAATACTCCCTCGCTAGCGGGTTACGCCTGCGCGACCGCATGAACGAAGGCAAAATGCCTCCCATGATCTGGGTCATGCTCGACGAATCCTGCCCGCAAGGCACCCATGAATTCGCCGACTCCGTAAACAACGGCCCCTGGGGCGCAGCGCTAACAACGGAGCTCCTTCCTTACCTCGAATCCAAATACCGCATGGACGCCCGTCCCACCGGACGACTTCTCAACGGCCACTCCAGCGGCGGCTGGGCCACCCTGCAGCTTCAGGTCAACTATCCCAAAATCTTCGGCGGCACATGGTCCACCTCGCCCGACCCCAGCGACTTCCACGACTTCACCAACGCCGACCTCTACGCTCCCAACGCAAACCTCTACCGCACCCCCGATGGCGCACTCATCCCCATCATGCGCGATCACGGCAAAGTTCTCTCCACGCTCCAGGAGTTAGCCCAACTCGAGCAGGTCCTCGGCCCCTACGGTGGCCAATTGGCCTCGTTCGAATGGGTCTTCTCGCCCAAAAACAACTCCGGCGCTCCCCAGCAAATGTTCAACCGCGCTACCGGCGCTGTAGACCCAGCCGTCGTCTCCTACTGGCGCGATCACTACGATCTCGCACACATCGTCGAAACCAACTGGCCCATCCTCAAGCCCGACCTGAAAGGCAGAATCCACCTCATCGTCGGTACCGCCGACACCTTCTACCTCGACGGAGCCGCGCACAAATTCGAAGCAGTCCTCAACCACCTAGGCGCAGACCCGCACTTCACCTATCTACCCGATCGCACACACTTCGATCTCTATGCCGTCAACCAGGATCGCTACGCACTCTTCGACCAGATCAGCGCAGAGATGTACGCCGTCGCTCGGCCAAATTCACACTGGCAGCCCCATCCTCCTACAGCTTCGACACCTCAGCCTTCACCACAAAGCAAGTAAACCGTCACATTCAGTAACGACGCCGTCTGATACAACATCCCTGCAAGCTCACGACCGCCCCCAATACATCGCACCCATCCCATGCGATACATTGGCTTAACATGCAAAACGCACTCGATCTCTTCCGCCTCGACAACAAAGTCGCTCTCGTCTCCGGTTCCGCCAGCGGCCTCGGAGCCGCCATCGCCACAGCACTCGCACAAGCCGGAGCAACCGTAGCCTGCCACGGCAACCGCCGCCCCGCCGATGATACCGCCGCCGCCATCAATGCCGCTGGCGGCAAAGCTCACGCCTTCCAAGCCGACCTCTCCGCCACCGACGGAGCCGAGCACCTCTTCAATCAAGTCCTCGCCTCTCTCAGCCGCGTCGACATCCTCATCAACAACGCCGGCACCATCCACCGCGCCGCCGCCGAAGAGGTCGCCCTCGAAGACTGGGACCGCGTCCTTCAGGTAAACCTCACCAGCCCCTTCCAACTCTCCCAACTCGCCGCCCGCAACATGATCCCCCGTGGCCACGGCAAGATCGTCAACATCGCCTCGCTCCTCAGCTTTCAGGGAGGAATCCGCGTCCCCGCCTACTCGGCCAGCAAAGGCGGCATCGCCCAACTCACCAAGGCCCTCGCCAACGAGTGGGCGCCCAAAGGCATCCAGGTCAACGCCATAGCCCCCGGCTACTTCGCCACCACCAACACCGAAGCCCTCCAGGCCGACGAGACCCGCAACCGCCAGATCCTCGAACGCATCCCCGCCGCCCGCTGGGGCCAGCCGCAAGACCTCGCCGGAGCAGCACTCTTCCTAAGCTCCGCCGCCAGCGACTACGTCACAGGAACCATTCTCACCGTAGACGGCGGCTGGATGGGCCGCTAGCCCTCCAGTCGCAAAGGAGAAACACCATGCCGCAAAGCCCACACGAACGAGCCGCCGAGTTCCACAACAAAGCCGCTCACGCCCATCAGGCCGCCGCCGCATCACACAATAAAGGCGACCACCTCACCGCCCACGAACTCTCCAAGCAGGCACACGAGCACTCCGCCAAAGCTCTGGAGCACTCCAACGAAGCCGCCTCCCACTTCAAAGCAGGCAAAGATCTAGGCCATCCGTAACCAAACACTGATGTCCCAGGCGAGCGAATCCCTGCGCTCATCTGGGACACCAACAACTACTCAATCCCCGGCAACTCCACCCCGCCCCGCTCGCTCGAAAGATAAGCCGCCTCCACCGTCCGCATCGTATCCATCGCATCCTCGACGCTGGTAGGCAGAGTCGTTGCCTCACCCTGCACAAAAGCCTGCAGCGACCCCATCGACCCCATAAACGCATCCGGAAACCAATTCCCGCTCACCGGCCCATCCTTCCACCCGCCATCCCCGCAAACGATGTACTCCAAATTATCCGGCAACCCAACCGGATAATTCAGATTCACCCCCATCTGCGCCCGCATCGCACCCTTCATTCCCTCCCACTGCACAAAGCTTCGCTGCATATTCGGATCAAAATCATGGCTATGATTTGAAGCAATAAACACCCGCTTATCATCCCCATAATCAAACGTGATCACGCTCTTGGTCGCCGCCAATTCCGCCGTACGCGGACTCTTCACCGTCTTTGCGTACACACCCCGCGGATTCCCAAACCAGCTACGCACCAGATCCACATAGTGAATCGAATGGTAAAGAATCTCCAGCCGCGGAGCCGTACTCAAAAAGCTCCAGAGCTCCCAAGGCATATGCACACTAACCGACACTTCCATGTCGTGCAACTCACCCAGAGCACCCGTCCCATGCAATGCCCGAGCCGCCAGCATATTCGGAGCCCACCGCAACTGAAAATTAATCGCCGCAACCAACCCCTTCGCCCGGCATATCTTCAAAATCTCCACCGCCTCAGCCAGCGTCTCCCCCATCGGCTTCTGGATCAGCACCGCCGCTCCATCCGGCAGCTGTGGCAGCACCCCCGCAATCGCCTTAGCCGGCAATGCTACATCGAATACCGCATTCTTCGGAGCATACCGAATCGCCTCTGCAATCGAAGTCGTGGCAAACGGAATCCCAAAGCCCTTAGCCAACCCCTCCGCCTTCTCGAGGTTCACATCCACCAACGCCGCCACAGGAAACCTAGCCTTCTTATAAGCCGGCAGATGCGAATCATGCACAATCCCACCCGATCCAATCACCACAATCGGCCGCGCCACCTTAGGCCTCGGAGCCACCGCCTCCCGCATCACCTTCTCCAAATCCATCCAAACCCCTTTCAAATATCCAACCGCCATTCTATTGCTAAAAATTGACACCCTAAAAAATCGGGCCACGCCATCACCCACCTTGCGTCCGCTCGAACCAGCCCGTACCCTACCAGAAGACATGCCGTCGAGCCTCGAACTCGCCCTCCTCTCCTGCGCCCTCCTCGGACTCCGTCATGGCTTCGACTACGACCACCTCGCCGCCATCTCCGACATCACCTCCGTCCAGCGTACTTGGCGCGAAGGCATGCGCCTCGGCCTCCTCTACGCCCTCGGCCACGCCTTCACCGTCGCCATCCTCGGAGCCGCCGTCATCTTCCTCCACATCGGCCTCCCCGAGCACATGGACGCCATCGGCGAGCGACTCATCGGCGCCACACTCATCGCTCTCGGTATCTACGTCCTCATCTCCTTCCTCCGCCGCAAACCAGGGCACCATCACCACCACGCCACACCGCGCAGTCGCATCGCCCTGCTCATATCCGGAGCACGCTACACCCAATGGCGCATTCGTCGCCTCGCCAATCCCACGGCCCCAAAACCCGACCCCTTCACCTTCCGTTACGACCGCACCTCAGTCTTCACCGTTGGCATCATCCATGGTCTTGGCGCCGAAACCCCCTCGCAACTCCTCCTCTTCCTGCTCGCCGCGAACCTCGGCGGAACCAGTCTCGGGTTCCTCGGACTCCTCTGCTTCATCCTCGGCCTCCTCCTCATGAACACTCTCATGACAGCCAGCGCCTCCGGCATCTTCGCTTCCAGCACCCATCGCCCACGCGTCCAGACCGTCGTCACCTCTCTCACCGCCGCCTACAGCTTCATCATCGGAGCCATCTTCCTCTTCGGAGCCAGCGACAAACTCCCACCCCTCTTCCACTAAGCGATGCCAAAGGAATCGGCTTTCGCTTCTAGGTAGCCCAAGGCTTCAGCCTTGGGTCTCCTCGGGTCTTTCAAGCAGCCACAACAAAAAGGGGCTTTAGCCCCTGGGGTATGCTCTTCTATGTTGTTCCGGGGCCGTCAATCGATCGTTAGACCTAATTCCCTATGAACCCACCCAGCATCTTCGCTACCTATCCAAGCCTCGCCGACAAAGTAGTTCTCATCACCGGAGGCGGACAAGGCATCGGCGCCGCCGCCGTCGAACAATTCGCCCTGCAAGGTTCCCGTGTAGTCTTCCTCGACGTAGCCGACGACCCCTCCACCACACTGGTTAGCAATCTCACTCCCCGCTCCACACACGCACCGCTCTATCGTCGCTGCGACCTCACCGACATCCCCACCCTCCAATCCACAATTGCTGACATCTCTGCCACCCTAGGCTCCCCGCAAGTCCTCATCAACAACGCAGCCAGCGACGAACGTCACCACATCGAAGACGTCACCCCCGAATACTGGCACCAGCGCATGTCCGTGAACCTCAACCACCAGTTCTTCGCTGCACAAGCCGTCATCCCCGGCATGAAAGCCGCAGGCCAAGGCTCGATCGTCAATATGAGTTCCATCTCCTCGTTGATCCCCACCCCCGACCTCACCCTCTACAACATGGCCAAAGCCGCAATCGTCGCCATGACACGCTCCCTCTCGCGCGATCTCGGCCCCTTCAACGTCCGCGTCAACAGCGTCCTGCCCGGAGCCATCTTCACCGAAAAACAAAACCGCCTCTACATGTCTCCCGCCTACAAAGAGCGCATCTTCGCCGCTCAATCTCTCAAGCGCCACATCCTTCCCGAAGAAGTCGCCCGCCTCCTGCTCTTCCTCGCCGCCGACGACAGCGCCGCCATCACCGGCCAAAATCACATCATCGACGGAGGCTGGATCTAAACCCACATGCTCCGAGTCCCCTACAACGACCTCTACGAAGCCCTCCACCGCGCCATGCTAGGCCTCGGCCTCCGCGAAGACCGCGGCGCCCTCTCCGCCCGCCTCATCGCCGAAACCACCCGCGACGGCGTCTACACCCACGGCCTCAACCGCTTCCCCCGCCTCGAAGCCATGGTCCTCAACGGCAGTATCGACATCCACGCCGAACCCACCCTCACCGCTTCCTTCGGCAGTATCGAACGATGGAACGGCAACCGAGGCATCGGCAACCTAAACGCATACGTCGCCATCAATCGCGCCATCACCCTCGCCAAACAAAACGGCATCGGCGGGGTCGCTCTTGGCAACACCAACCACTGGATGCGCGGAGGCACCTATGGCTGGCTAGCCGCCGAAGCCGGCCTCTTCGCCATCTGCTGGAGCAACACCCTCGCCAACCTGCCCGCCTGGGGAGCCACGACCCCCACCCTCGGCAACAACCCCCTCGTCATCGCCATCCCCCGCGTCTCGGGCGAACACGTCATCCTCGACATGGCCATGTCCCAGTTCTCCTACGGAACCCTCGCCTCCTATGCCAAGCGCAACGAGCCCCTCCCCGTCGACGGCGGATTCGACACCGCAGGCAATCTCACCCGCGACGCCGCCGCCATCGAAGCCTCGCAGCGAGCACTCCCCATCGGCTACTGGAAAGGCTCCGGCCTCGCCCTCGTCCTCGACATGATGGCCACCATGCTCTCCGGAGGCCTAGCCACCCACCAATTCTCCCCCGATCCTCTCCGCGAAACCGGCCAATCCCAACTCTTCCTCACCATCGACCCAACCAACATAACCAGCGCAGCCGAACTCACCCACATCGCCGACGCCATCATCGACGACCTACACCGCGCCACCCCCGCCGACCCCACCAAACCCACCCGCTACCCCGGCGAACAGACCATCCAACTCCGCGAAGAAAATCTCCGCCTCGGCATCCCAGTCGACCCCGAAATCTGGCAAAAAATCACCAGCAAGCACTAATCAAGAAGAGCTGTGTCCACCACACTGCAACACCCCAAGATACACGCTCCACGGACCCACAGCCTCACGGTACTGATGAGCCATAATCCGTGAGATTTGGTGCAAATGCGTTAAATCGTGAGTCGCCCAAGTCGCCAGCAACTCCGAAAGAGTAACGACACCAAAGCTAGGATGCCGCCCACTCCGCTCAAGGTCCACTTGCCGCAGATTCAGAGCACGCAGTTCACTCAGGTTTTCAGACCGCAAACGAGCAAATTCATCTAGTAACTGCCCCAGCGACTTACCCTGACTCTCCCGCACCTGCCCCAACCGATCAAACGGCTCAAACGTCCGACTCTCGCCGAATTGCAATATCATCCGTGCCCGCGACATCCAATCAGTTCGCTCACCATGCACCAGATGGCCAACAACATCAAATACGTTCCAAGTATTTTCACCTTCGTTTCGAAACGTCCAAGTCTCCGGCAGATCACGCAGAAGCACATCAAGCGCAGCGGGAGTGCGACTAAGAAGCGACACTGTATCTTCCAGGTGATGTTCCATCCCGCACCTCAATTCGCAGCCACAGCCTTCTGCCCAGCCATGTACTCCCGAGCATGCGCCATCTCAGCCATCCCTTGATCCCCATCCTTCCATGCCGCAACAAACCTCGCATACTCAGCCCGAGCCGCCGCCGCATCCCCCGCCGCCTCGCTACTCCGAGCCATCCCATACAGCGGAAAGCCCGACTTCGGCCTCTCCACCAACGCCGCTTCATAAGCTTTATGCGCACCGGCATAATCGCCCGCCCGCATCAACACCGCACCCTCCGCTTCACCCACCGGCCGGATATAGTTAGGAGGCTCACGATAACCCAGCCCCTTCTCCTCCTGTGCCGCCTCATCAAACAAAGCCTTCGCCTCGCTCAGCTTCTTCTGCTCCGCAAGAATCGCTCCCCGCAACTCCAGCGACATAATCGACAAACTAGACACCAGCGGCCCCGGCAAAGCATCCGGCATCACCGCGGCCATCATCGGAGCCTTCGCCTCCTCCTTCTTTTTCTTTGGAGCATCTTTCACCTTCTGCGACATACGCCACAGCTCCGCATCCAGCCTCGTCGAAGCCGCCTGCGCCGCAACTAGATCCCCCGCCTGCACTGCAATCATGCCGCGAGCAAACTCCCCCAATTGCCCCGCAAGGAACTTCAGATTCTCGAGCTTCTCCTCTGGCTTGGCCCCCTCTAGCATCTTCTGCACACTGGCCCAATCGCCCGTCCGCAGAGCCACCGGAAGCTTCGGATCCAGCCGAGTCATCCCATCCCTCGGCGTACCGATGTACAGTGTCTCCCGAAACTGCCCTCTCGCCCCCGAAAGCTTCCCCGACAACTCCGTAGCCTCCCGCAGCTTCCCCTCTTCCATCAAATTCGCAATGCCATACATCAGATTATGGACATAATTCCAGTCATCATCCACACCCACATTCTGCGAGCGCATATATTCCTCATCTACCGCCGTCGAAGCCGCAAACCAATGCTCCGCCTGCGCATAATCCCCCACCCGATAAAAAATATGCCCCGGCATATGCACCATATGTCCCGACGCCGGAGCCAGACTAGCCAGCACCGTCGCACTCTCCAGCGCCTTCTCCGGATGCGCGCTCGGCTCCATCGCATGAATCCAGTAGTGGTGCGCAGCCGAATCATTCGGAGCCGCCTTCAGCACCTCTTCCAGAATCGCAATCTCTTCTTTCGTGCCCTTCTTCGGCTCCCCAGCCTCGTCATACCCATCGCGAAGACTGCCCGACAAAAAGATCTTCGCTTGCAAATCCGTCGGATACTCCTTCACCAGCTGCCGCCAGATCGCAATCTCCTTCGAGTCATCGGGCTTCGCCCCGGGCTCTGCAGCCTTCGCCGCCTCATGCCCCGCAACCGCCGCTTCGATATAAAGCTGCTCGTTCTTCCCCGCGCGACTCTTCAGC encodes:
- a CDS encoding Gfo/Idh/MocA family protein, with amino-acid sequence MDLEKVMREAVAPRPKVARPIVVIGSGGIVHDSHLPAYKKARFPVAALVDVNLEKAEGLAKGFGIPFATTSIAEAIRYAPKNAVFDVALPAKAIAGVLPQLPDGAAVLIQKPMGETLAEAVEILKICRAKGLVAAINFQLRWAPNMLAARALHGTGALGELHDMEVSVSVHMPWELWSFLSTAPRLEILYHSIHYVDLVRSWFGNPRGVYAKTVKSPRTAELAATKSVITFDYGDDKRVFIASNHSHDFDPNMQRSFVQWEGMKGAMRAQMGVNLNYPVGLPDNLEYIVCGDGGWKDGPVSGNWFPDAFMGSMGSLQAFVQGEATTLPTSVEDAMDTMRTVEAAYLSSERGGVELPGIE
- a CDS encoding SDR family NAD(P)-dependent oxidoreductase, giving the protein MNPPSIFATYPSLADKVVLITGGGQGIGAAAVEQFALQGSRVVFLDVADDPSTTLVSNLTPRSTHAPLYRRCDLTDIPTLQSTIADISATLGSPQVLINNAASDERHHIEDVTPEYWHQRMSVNLNHQFFAAQAVIPGMKAAGQGSIVNMSSISSLIPTPDLTLYNMAKAAIVAMTRSLSRDLGPFNVRVNSVLPGAIFTEKQNRLYMSPAYKERIFAAQSLKRHILPEEVARLLLFLAADDSAAITGQNHIIDGGWI
- the yiaK gene encoding 3-dehydro-L-gulonate 2-dehydrogenase, which produces MLRVPYNDLYEALHRAMLGLGLREDRGALSARLIAETTRDGVYTHGLNRFPRLEAMVLNGSIDIHAEPTLTASFGSIERWNGNRGIGNLNAYVAINRAITLAKQNGIGGVALGNTNHWMRGGTYGWLAAEAGLFAICWSNTLANLPAWGATTPTLGNNPLVIAIPRVSGEHVILDMAMSQFSYGTLASYAKRNEPLPVDGGFDTAGNLTRDAAAIEASQRALPIGYWKGSGLALVLDMMATMLSGGLATHQFSPDPLRETGQSQLFLTIDPTNITSAAELTHIADAIIDDLHRATPADPTKPTRYPGEQTIQLREENLRLGIPVDPEIWQKITSKH
- a CDS encoding DinB family protein, producing the protein MEHHLEDTVSLLSRTPAALDVLLRDLPETWTFRNEGENTWNVFDVVGHLVHGERTDWMSRARMILQFGESRTFEPFDRLGQVRESQGKSLGQLLDEFARLRSENLSELRALNLRQVDLERSGRHPSFGVVTLSELLATWATHDLTHLHQISRIMAHQYREAVGPWSVYLGVLQCGGHSSS
- a CDS encoding tetratricopeptide repeat protein, translating into MLVSCLSFAASMVLMAACPAVAQMNMAGHDMGAMKEIPAPEKLPVPVKMTGIGNSHLAITAKPEAQVWFDQGLNLLHDFWDYESLRAFEQAVRVDPDCAMCYWGLYQALIFRSSDANAYADQALANAVRLKSRAGKNEQLYIEAAVAGHEAAKAAEPGAKPDDSKEIAIWRQLVKEYPTDLQAKIFLSGSLRDGYDEAGEPKKGTKEEIAILEEVLKAAPNDSAAHHYWIHAMEPSAHPEKALESATVLASLAPASGHMVHMPGHIFYRVGDYAQAEHWFAASTAVDEEYMRSQNVGVDDDWNYVHNLMYGIANLMEEGKLREATELSGKLSGARGQFRETLYIGTPRDGMTRLDPKLPVALRTGDWASVQKMLEGAKPEEKLENLKFLAGQLGEFARGMIAVQAGDLVAAQAASTRLDAELWRMSQKVKDAPKKKKEEAKAPMMAAVMPDALPGPLVSSLSIMSLELRGAILAEQKKLSEAKALFDEAAQEEKGLGYREPPNYIRPVGEAEGAVLMRAGDYAGAHKAYEAALVERPKSGFPLYGMARSSEAAGDAAAARAEYARFVAAWKDGDQGMAEMAHAREYMAGQKAVAAN